The Chiloscyllium punctatum isolate Juve2018m chromosome 15, sChiPun1.3, whole genome shotgun sequence sequence ATAAAATAGTAATAAATCAGAAGATTAATTCCAGGGATTTCCAAAGAGTTGGTAGGAATTTGCAACTCACTATCAGAGTGGTAAAGGTGAATGACGTAGATGAATTTCAGCATAAGCCAATTGAGCGAGTACCAAAGAAAGCAATCAGAAAGGTGCCAAGAAGGCAAGGCAACCAATTTGGAGGAGGTTCATGTGGACCATACTTCTTGTCGTGGGTCATTTGAGTCAAAGGGGCTGGACTGCTGTACATTAGTTGCATTTTCACATCAAACTCCTTCCTCCTGTTTGACTCACGTTTCTAACAGTGCCGAACTCTTAATGGGTACAAACTTCAGTGGCTGTCACCCAACGCATTTCCTCTGGCCGCATGGAACATTCAGTCTTTACGCCTTTTAAGCTAATTGCATTAACTAGTACACCAGAGTGGCACCTTGACGTTCTTTTCACATTTTAACACAAATCATGTTACAATCTCGTTGCATGGATGGTCCTGCAACTTCAACTGGTGGTAGATTGCAGGAACCCAGGAGGAGTTTGTGTCTGGGCACTGCAGTGTGATTGTGATAATGCACAAAACTGGTCATCTGCTGTATGGGGATCTGATTAGATGCCTCACTGTGGTGCCATCTGCTAAGATGCATGTCTTGGGCAATGCATAATAGAATTATGTTGGCGCTATCCCCTGCTGATTCTAAGCTTTGCATGTGTTGTCCTAGTTTTTCAGGACATACATTTATATTAATGGTCAGAAAAGCTTCCGATCGCCTTTTGCTCTCAATTTGGTTAATACTCGCAGGGTGCTTCAGAACATCTCCATGATACCCTCACCAATCAActccaccccatggctgaacttgaactccccctcccaatctgccgaggacatgcaggttctagGCCTTCTCCGTTGCCACTCgctcaccacccaacacctggaggaagaatgccttgtCTTCCGCCCTAgcaccctccaaccccagggcatcaatgtggatttcaccagtttcctcatttcccatcccccaccttaccccagttccaaccttccagctcagcaccgtcctcatgatccatcccatctgtccatcttccttctcacctatctgttccaccctccttttTGACCTATATCCTTTAGCCTCCAGTCACCTAtttcactctcagctaccttctcttCTCTTCCccattttcccccccccccccccccactcccatttatctctgcacccccaaggctcccagcctcacttcttttgcccaaaatgtcaattttcctgctccttggttgctgcccgACCTGCAATGCACTCTCAGCTAATAATATGGAAAGTTCAGTCATCTTCTGAAGTTTGCCTTTTACTTGATTGCGTTCATCTTTGTGCGCTTCAACTTGCTGCTGGTGTAGTGCTGCGTTGTTGGTCACCTGTTTTCTCATGGGTCTGGCGTGACCTTTGGGAGCAGATGTCTTGCGCATTTCAGACCAAACTCTATGCTCTACAGTTATCAAGGAAAGCTGAACAGCTTTGGGTAGACAGGACAACTGGCTCCCACCCGTCTTCCTCAGCTCCCTGTCCCTCACCTTTCTCCTCTATCATGCTCCTCCTCGCCTTTCTGTCCTGCTCACCCCCTCCCTAGCCTTCCCTCTCCTGTCACTATCATTCCTCATCCTTCCGTCCTGTCATCCTGCTGTCTGGATCAGCAGTAGCTCTTTGATCTGCCTCTGGTCTAAGCAACGAAACCTCTTTCTGAAATCCCTCTTCCTGGATAAAACTGACCTTCATCAAATTTGTTGGTCACTTGTCATAATATTTCTGTCGTGAACATGACGTCAAGCTTTGACCAAAAACACACATGTAAGAAACCTCAATTTTGTTCTTGAAAGCACTCCTAAATCATAGGGTCCCAACAGTGTGCAAGCAGGCATTTTGCCtgtcatgtccacactgaccctctgaagagcatctcatccagacccaccctcttaccttatccctgtaacctcgcatttcccattgctaatccacctagcctgcacatctttggtttccTGCCAATGTCCAGAgaactcggaggaaacccacgcagatagagaacatgtgcaaactccacacagagttaccagagggtgaaattgaacccagatccctgtcaccgtaaggcagcagcactaaccactgagccacagcgaTTGTTCAAAACACCATATGAATTGAGATTATTGCTGCCACCTTAGGGCTGGGAGTGTGACTGATAACTGACTCCATAGCCAAGTGAATACTGTTTGGAGGACTGGtgcaaatgtgtttttttttggtccTTTTGTCTTTCAGGGGTGGCCAGGGAGAAtctcctccacactgaatcaGTGCGTGGTCACAGAGAGTGCTTCGAGAAGTATCACCTCATTGCCAACCAGGACCTCCCACAGCCGAGAGTCTTGAAGAGCACCTACAAGGATGTGAAGGAGATCCTGAGCAGGAAGATCCACCGCATTATTCAGTACGCACAAAACCAGCACACTCACTCTGACCTGCGGGAGTGCAGGCAGGGCCAGGTCAAGGGTCATGACCCCCAGCCGAGCGCACTCAGGACACACTTCCCCCAGGTGAACGGCCTGCAGTTACCCCGGTACTCCCCACGCTGGCTGGACGGGAGCTCGCCGGGATATTCCAAGTGCGGGCAGGGGATTCTGGAGCAGGATGGGCCGGCAGACTTCCGGCTGGGGATGCTGGGGGTGGCTGTTGACAGGTTTCCAGGTGTGGACGTTGGCTggtcatctgaggagcaggggcgAGGGGCAGAATCTCAGCTCTCAATGGGAAGCCGTGGCAGAGTGGAGTCCAGATGTCATCGCCACTACACCCAAGAGGAGTGTAAGTAGCAGGGTTGGGCGGGAGGAGGAAGATTCACTGATCACAGACCCATTGACACCATTCTTAAAACAATCTCATTGATAACCATTGAAGTATCTGGGTATGGCACTCTGTCCCTGAATGGACCTGAACCAAAGGTAAACTATAAATGTCAGGAGAAACATTCTGGTGCCTGCCATTAATGACAAACTGAGCTGGACTCGCCATATCAACAcattagcctctgacctgctcttgtagccacacaTAACTCCCCTCCTGGTTCcctaaagcctgttcaccatctacaaggcacaagtcaggagtatgatggaatactccccccaAGGAGtgtagctccagcaacactcaagaagtgtgacaccatccaagaccaagcagctcacttgattgacaccacatctacTTCCTCCATCGATGCTCAGTAGCACCAGTGTGTACagtgcagaagttcaccaaatatcctcagacagtaccttctaAACGTGCAACCACTGCCATCGGAAAGGACAAGcacagcagatacattggaacaccagCAGTTACAAATTCCCTCCAACCCATTtcttatcctgacttggaagtctAGCATCTTTCTCACtactgacgtcagactcactggtccatAATCCATAGTTTTCTCTCTACTTCCCTTAAATTgtggggttacattagctaccctccaaccTGTAGAAATTATTCCAAAGTCTAAAGAATGTTAGAAGTTAATCACCAATGCTTCCACTATTTCTAGGGTCACTTCTTTAAGTACTTAAGGGTGTTCTGTTCATAAAAAACAAGAGAAATCCAAcacagccaattaccaccccaccagtctactctcgatcatcagtaagtGATGGAAgggtcatcaacaatgctatcactccgcacctgctcagcaataacctgctcagtgacacccagtttgagtTCTACCAGGGCCACTCGGTTCCTGAGCTCATTACAGCCTGGTTCAAAAGAactaaattccagaggtgaggtaagagtgatagcccttgatatcaaggctgcatttaactgagtgtggcatcaaggagccccagcaaaactggaatcagtgggtattGAGGGAAAACTCTCCAATGattggagttatacctgacacatgagctgatggtcgtggttgttggaggtcagtcatctgagCTCCAGAGCATTTCTGCAGGATTTCCTCAGGGAAGTGTCCTctgtccaaccatcttcagctgcttcatcaatgaccttccctccatcatagggTCCGAAATGGAGATGTTCTCTGTgtaatgttcaacaccattcgcgacacctcagacactgaagcagtccatgtccaaatgcaacaagaactggacaatatccagacttgggctgccAAGTGACgtataacattcacaccacacaaatgccaggctatgaccatcaccaataagagacaatctaaccaccatcccatgacattcaatggtgtgacCATTACTAAATCCCCTGCTATCAGCATCCTGgaagttaccattgatcagaaactcaactggactttccACATAAACGCAGTGATGATAAGAGCAAGTccgaggctaggaatattgcagcaaATAACTCGCCTGCTGACTCCCACTAtatgcaaggcacaagtcaggagtgtgatggaatgctcctcaattgcctggatgagtgcagctccaacaatgcttaagaagtttgacaccgtccaggacaaagcagcctgtttgtttggcaccacatccattgaCACTCAAcagcagtagtgtgtaccatctagatggcgcactacagaaattcactaaagatcctaagacagcaccttccaaacccatgaccacttctatctagaaggatgtggaaacaccaccacctgcaagttcccctccaagccattcacaatcctgacttagaaatataccgGTGTtcattcactgttgctgggtcaaaatcctaaaatTCCCTTCCTAAGGCATTGTGTATCAATCTACAGCagttggactgcagcagttcgagaaggcacctccccaccaccacctcaagggcaactagggactggcaataaatactggcccagccagcaatgcccatatcccacaaaatgaatccatttttaaaaatgtagattatcaggccctggggatttatcagcctTCAATTCATCCAACACCATTTGTCTACTAATGCAGATTTGCCTTAGTTCCTCCCTCAGTAAACCCAGTGTTCTCTATCATTTCTGGTACATTGCTTCTGTCCTCACAAGTAAGAACATGAATACAGTATTAAATTGGTTTgttagccatttctttgttccccattgtaATTTGTTGCACTTCTGCCTACGTTAGTTTTCACCCATCTTTACCAATAAAACTTTTACACTCCGTTCTTAAGTTTACTGCAAGCTTACTCTCTCATTCTATCTTCCCCTTCTTAATCAACTCCTTGGTTCTCCTTTGGTGACTTTCAAACTATTCCCTATCCTCAAgtctattgtttttttttcttgtccATTTGTATACCTGCTTTTTTTTTCGCATCTAATACTATCTCTAACTTCCTGCATAAGCCATGATTTGGCCACTGTTCTCTCTCGCGCCAGACAGGAAGAAGTCATTTTTGCAATTCACCCATTCACTCAATGAACAGGCAATGGCCAACCTTCACTGTCATTCATTCTCGTAACATTTCCCAATCCACACAGGCAATTCATACCTTTGCAGCTTCCCTCATTAAGATTCAGGACCCTAGATTCAGAGTCAACTATCTCACCCTCTATCTTGTTGAAGAATTCTAAAACATTATTGTCACTCATCCCCCAGGAGTTTCTCATGAATACATTTACCAATGTTCCTTTCTCATTGCATAGTACCCATGCCTGTCTTGTTTACTGTACAGACTACAGGGAATTACAAACCGAGAAGGTTCTCTGTGTTGCGTTTGCTTACACCAATGCCCAAAATAGCTCTAACGCTGTTTGATATTTCTTTCAGTGAGTGCTATGTCGGTGGATGATCTGGTGCCATTGAATGAACAACTCCTCAAACAAATCAAAGGTACGCAATCCCATCTGCATGGAGTGGGAAGCAGTCAAAACTTTAAATTAACATGACGCGGTTCTTTACAGAAAACACACCTAAaactttggattttttttttgttttgtataAGTTCTTTTTCCGTCCCAGTTTAGCCAATCCTGTAAATGTGGGAGATGCTGCAACCAGTTCATGCACAACAGACACCCGGGAACATCAAACTCATCATTGACAGATAATGTGTTTGATTGCGGGATTGATAGTGGTCAGGAATCTCGCTCCTCTTTGTTCAGTATAGTGCCACAACATTCTTTTTATATCCATCTGTGACTGCAGATGTAGCCTCAGTTTAACGTCAGATAATTAAAACCAGCGTTGCGTATGATTCAAATGGATAATTTGAAGAGATTCTGACATGCTTATGCTTTTTCTTAGTTTACCTGTTGGAGCCCATACCTTTGTGGTATAACTGCCCAAGTACACAGATGCAGAGTCAACTTAAAACTTAATATCGAAAGAAATTAATTAAGGGACACTTTAGGGGATTTCTCCTCCCGTTCCTCCTGTTTCACTTTCTCCTGTCTGCATCTTCACCCTGCTCTCTCGAGGAAAGATGGTGACTTACCCAAAGTGTCCTGATGGATATTTATCTCTGACAGCGTAAGGACTGTCTCTGATACAATGAGTCAATGCCTTGTAAGGAGTCCTGGACAGCAtagaatgagctgaaaatgtgttgctggaaaagcgcagcaggtcaggcagcatccaaggagcaggagaatcgacgttttgggcataagcccttcttcaggaattaatcagtcctgaagaagggcttatgcccaaaacgtcgattctcctgctccttggatgctgcctgacctgctgcgcttttccagcaacacattttcagctctgatctccagcatctgcagtcctcactttctcccagcataGAATGAAGCCAGTCTTTCCACCTTACCTATGCTAGCTCCTTAAAAGAGCTTTCTAATTAGTCCTCCTGCCCAATATTCCTCATAGCCCTATAAATTTTCTATATTGAAGCATtttttccaatttttaaaaaattatatttGAAATTGCCTCTGCCACCTTTTTAAGAGGCTGTTCCAGATTATGGTAAAGAAGAAAAGGAATTgctctctcccactttcttttTAACCAATTGCCTTGGTTACCAATTATCTTCAATCCTTACCTTGATCCTACTGCCGTCCTGTGGTTAAAATATCTCCATTTTGAACATCTCTGATAAACTGCCCCATAATCTACTCGGCTCCAGGGAGGAGAATCCCAATGTCTCCAATCTCTTCCCCCTTAACTTTTATTTAATTCCTTCACGGGGAATGGGAATTGCTGGCGAGGTCACCATTTattggcagttaagagtcaagcgtattgctgagagtctggagtcacatggtcagactgggtgaggatggcagatttcctttcctaaaggatattagtgaaccagatgagtgttTCCTAACCAATGGATAATGGTCTTCAGGGTCATCAATAGAGTCCTaacttcagatttttattgaactcaaattcacAATCTGCTACGGCAgcatttgaatccaggtcccctgaactgtacctgggtctctggaataatagactagtggtattgtcactaggCTATTGCCTCCCCTGAGCTGATGTCCCTCATACCCAGAACCCCTCTTCGCAATCACTTCTGCAGCCTCTGCAAGGCATTGACACCCCTTCCCGAAGTGTGGTATAATGACACAGTGGTAACAACAATGGATGAGTAATCCAGAGCCACAGGGATATGGGTTCAAATCTGAGAacaagggttcaaatcccactgtggcagacTGTGAAGAAGATATGAAATTGAAAACTAACCCAAAGCCAGTCAGTTGATGTAAGAATGtatctggttcaccaatatcctttAGATCTGGCCTGAATGTGGCTGCAGGTActacagcaatgtggatgacatTTAAATAAGTGCATTAGTAAAAATAGAAAATCAACgtatagaaagaggccattcggcctattgagTCTGCACCTATCctatgaagagcatcccacccagaccccaacCCCCTGCAACCACACCCCTACAATCCTGCATTTGCAAGGACCACCCCTACAATCCTGCATTTGCAAGGgccaacccacctagcctgcacattactGGACACtgagataatttagcatggccaattcacctgacctgtacatctttgaactgtgggaggaaaccggagcacccggaggaaacccatgcagacacgggagaatgtataaactccatgcacaggatggaatcaaacccaggtccttggtgctgtgaggcaacaatgctaaccactgagccaccccaaaaACTAACACAAAATATCACACCCAGAATTGGAGGCATTACTTCAGCTGAAACTGATTCAAGCATTTTAGTTGTCTTTTTAGGAGAAGATAGAACATTCTCTTCTCTTGTACTTAAAaccaacttgatttttttttgtcgtCTTCAAGTGGTCTTTGAGGATCTTGCACAGGAATTAGAGAAGAAGGACTCTCTCTCCTCCGAGCTCCATGTACGCTACATCGCCATTGAGCAGCTGTTCAAGAACAGGGAGAAGCTGCCCTGGCTGCGAGTGGGACAAGGAGGAATCAAGCCCAATGTTCCCCTTGATCACTGACTCACAGCTAACAGATCAGAAATCAGCTTTACATCAAATGGGCCTCCCAGCAGTGTCAAGTTGGACTCTACTGTGGGGAGGTGTTTTGTATGTTGTTTTACATTTATATTTGCAAAAGGTAAaaaaaaaaataatttattttacgTACTGGTTTAGGTCAATTTCTAGGCaacgtttttttttcaaaaatacttttctttttcttaaccctgTGTGACTGACCAAACCTTTTTATTATGGAATCTCCAACTGAGTTTGTTAGTTGCTACCAAGTGTAATTTGGGGAATTGTGCATTGAAgacgacgggggggggggggttttaCTGGGCTGTAAGGATAAGCTGAATGTAGGCGACTTAGCTCTGAATTTACTCTCTAGTCACGGATGGGCTGGAGAGCTTTCCAAGGTTCCACCGCTCAGTACCAACACTGTTTGCGAGTTCACTTTTGGTCATTACACACACttctcctccccacccctctaCTTGTTTGCCGGCAGACCTAGCAGCAACAAGTCTGTACAGGGCTGTGACGCCCTCAGTATGTCGTTGTTTCAGCCTGAAATTCCCTGGAGGCCACAGCAATTGAGACATTTATCCTGATAGGCATTTAACTTTGGTTTGTGACATCCTACCTTAGTGTATGAAAGCAATGCTGGAATCCATTATTTCAGCCTCACTGGCACTCCActttgtgtttgtctctgtgagATCTATTATTCTAATCATTCACAAAACGGGCAAGTTACATTTTCTGGTGCATTCAACTGTATGCCCATACTCCACATATATGGTGTAAAGCTGAGGTTACAACGAAGGATTCTCCTTTTCAGTTTCTCCCAAAATTGGCGATGTAaaaacttttcactttactcATTGAGTACATGAAACAATAAAGCCTATTCTGTCGTGACCCACAGGTTAAGCCATTACCAGCTGTGTGTGTCTCATTCTCTGAGACAGCAACACAATGGCCTGGTATGACTATGGCAATTGTACCTTAACTTACTCGCAGACCGGAGACCAAGGTTCAGAGCTAAGCCGCTTGCACACAGCGAGATCTAACTAATGTACGCAAAATGAATGGAACAATATGTGAAATTGTGGTTGAGTCCTATGGAGGGCACCAGACTCCGTGCTCTGAAGCCGCACAGGGAAATTCTCCCCAGTTCCCTCTGTTACCGGGTCTGGCTCAGGCACCCTGACTTTGAGTTATGTTATCATTTCTGGCAGTGCTTCTAGCCTATCAACTTGGCTCTTTCTTTGATAAAGCCACATACCAAAAGCCATTCCTGGCATTTTGAACCCACAGCGTGGGGAACCAGAACGTTCAGATCTGAAGGTTTAGATTTATTTTTAAGGAAAGGAAGACCCTCCCGTCATCCTTCAAATTCTTCACAGCTCACGGTGTGTCTTTTTGATGTCCAGAAATTCTCGGGACAAGCAGTGCAGTGAGTCTTCTCCTTGGATGCCCGGACAGTTTCGAGGTATAGCTCCGTTATTTTTTTGGAGGTTGTTTTTCTTTAATCACCTCAAATAGATTGGGTCAAAGTAGGGTTAGTGAGTGACTCTGACAGAAGGTGATGTGATACCGAGGGATGCATGAGTGtgcactccctgtctgctgtgaCGTGGAAGGGAGAATTTCGCTGATCTTTAACTCTTTTGTTTATATGGTGCTCTCTGGTTTTACACCAGAGTTACTGTGGTTGCAGTGAAatgtttaagcccttctgtccTCTTCAAGCAGCGATAATAAAAGGAGCTACTGATTAGCAGAGTGATCCTGTTCCTACAGCCATACATGTGTGATATCAATCACCTATTGCCCAACAACACGAGAATAAGATGCACTGATCAAATAGTTACAGCATGGAAgagggctatttggcccatcatatcaGTGCTGGTTCTAGAGAAATTCTTTCATGGTAATGGCAATGCCAATATTTGTCGTCTAGCCCCACTTGCCCTTGAAGGGAATTTTAAGATCTGGAGTTGTaagtaggccagactgggtaaggatttCCTTCTCTGCTGGCTATTAGTGAACAAGAGGGTTTTTACTGCAATAAATGGGATTACAATAAATGTTTGATAATTaatgtggacatgatgggctgaaggaccaTGCTACAAAACTCTGACTCTGATAGTTTAATGGTCATTGTTACTGAGACTAGTTTCCAATTCTGGatttccttctctctgtcctctcctccctcccaccccctacCACCAATGCCCCCAAAGAAAGTCACCATTTTCTAGAATCACTGCCTGTTTCACACTTCAATGTATATTTTATTTGTGACGTTAGGTAAAGTACTTGAGTAGTAACCCTGCCCAGTGTTTGAGTGGGTGGAAAGGAGGATGACGTAAATACTGTTTGTAAGGGTGTACTGCAGAGAAGCTCCACAATCTGAAGATGAGTGAAATACTGCGGATTCTGGGAATCTGAAATTAAACCTGGAAAGTTATCGAAATTCGAGCAAGTCTGGTAGCACCTGTGGAAGAGGGAAGTGGAGTGTTATTGACATATTAATTGCTCTTTCctggaaatgtgtgtgtgtgtgaaagcagCCTGCTGTGCTCAGCATTTTCCAATTTCAGTCTGTATTTTGTAAAGTGATTTTTGGTCTGAACCTGCAGCATTGatgtattttttttaattgtcTTTGGAGGTAGAGGTTTTGTATTTTTGTATTGTACGCAAGGTCAGGTGTGTTCAGAGGTTTGAAAATACAAGATTTTTTTTGTAAACTGCAGCACTGGAGTGTGTCTGGAACACATTGGTAAATTCAGTGACTGTGGTGTGTGAGCTGCCATTTTGGATTGGGGTAGTTGTGCCTTCATCAGCTCACACTGTGCAAGGACACAAGGCTGTTTCAGGGACTATCCAAACCCAGCAGTCTGTACACTTCTAGTGTCTTTATTCAGTGTTCACCCAGATCCCACATTTActgtgggtttcctcaggatTTTCATTCCCTCTGACTTTTCATTGGTCTGAATATTCACTCTTGTTTTGTTTTGAAGCATTCTGTGTTGACTTGTCATgttgacttttttttttgtttttttgatTTTTGGATAATGCCCCGGGTTGGTACTGAACCTCCCAAGTGGCAATATCCCAGCTTCAGTCCCACGTTCTCAGCCACAGATGGGTTGGTCACTTGGGTTCAATTAAACAAAAACGTGTACTCGGCTCTTTTTGACACATTTGTGCTGTCTGGAATACAGAGCAGCCATATGAATGTGTGAAGTGTGGGTATTTTTGTGTCCATCCCATTATCCTGACCTGTCTCCTCCTTTTTTGAGAATGTTCCACCTTCCAAGTCTTCGGGAAAAATAGAGAGGTTTTCCCAGAAGCCCCACAGGAATTCCTAATAGGGTGTGCTGCACACATATGTGAACCACTGCTATTTTCTCCAGTTTTAGGTCAGGATATCACTGGGGCGGTGGAGGGGGGAAATGCTGACATGTGTTGACTAGATTCTGCTTTAGTTTAAGATACTTGTGTTGTCTGTACTGCAGACCTCCTGTGGTTGCTCCCCTGCTGTTGGGGAGGACGTAGCAAATACATTTCCTCAGTCTTGCAACTCTTTTTACACATGTGCTGTATAAATTAAAACTCTACTGGAAAATagaatttaaataaataataTTTTCTTATCCTGCCTCTttgttgtttctttttaaatatggGAAGAATCTTCCATATTTAATGGAGATTTCTTTTCCCTCAACAGAcagttctgtgtgtgtctgtcccacCATTCTGTCAACGGTGGGATTTGGTGGATGCATGGTGATGTTTGTTTGGTCAATGAGATGTGTGTTATAGTGGAGAGGTTTTTAAAAACTTGTAGCTTACGTTTCCAGTGTGGCAACTGACTGTAAGCTGTGCAAGAGACCAGATGTGGACAAATGGcagtgatcatagaatccctgcagtgtggaaacaggccatttggcccaacaagttcacactaactctccagaggctaacccacccagacccaaggctggagttgaatccatgtccctgacgctgtgaggcaacagtgctaaccactgagccaccttggtGCCTTAAAGATCTTTGAGGTTTGACTGGTTTGAAGTTAGAGATGGCAGGGGGGGTGTGTATggggatgttgtggttctgttcgccgagctgggaatttgtgttgcagacgtttcgtcccctgtctaggtgacagcctcagtgcttgggagcctcctgtgaagcgcttctgtgatgtttcctccggcatttgtagtggtttgaatctgccgcttcctgttgtcagttccagctgtccggtGCAGTGGttgatatattgggtccaggtcgattgAGTCTGTGGATGATtcaatccacagattcaatcaataagcacatcgacctggacccaatataccgaccactgcaacggacagctggaactgacaatcggaagtggcagattcaaaccactacaaatg is a genomic window containing:
- the c15h21orf91 gene encoding protein EURL homolog isoform X2 gives rise to the protein MNEEQFVNIDLNDDDICGVCKLETAKELLSFCHVCFELSIEGVARENLLHTESVRGHRECFEKYHLIANQDLPQPRVLKSTYKDVKEILSRKIHRIIQYAQNQHTHSDLRECRQGQVKGHDPQPSALRTHFPQVNGLQLPRYSPRWLDGSSPGYSKCGQGILEQDGPADFRLGMLGVAVDRFPGVDVGWSSEEQGRGAESQLSMGSRGRVESRCHRHYTQEELSAMSVDDLVPLNEQLLKQIKVVFEDLAQELEKKDSLSSELHVRYIAIEQLFKNREKLPWLRVGQGGIKPNVPLDH
- the c15h21orf91 gene encoding protein EURL homolog isoform X1; this translates as MSFHIQSRLSMNEEQFVNIDLNDDDICGVCKLETAKELLSFCHVCFELSIEGVARENLLHTESVRGHRECFEKYHLIANQDLPQPRVLKSTYKDVKEILSRKIHRIIQYAQNQHTHSDLRECRQGQVKGHDPQPSALRTHFPQVNGLQLPRYSPRWLDGSSPGYSKCGQGILEQDGPADFRLGMLGVAVDRFPGVDVGWSSEEQGRGAESQLSMGSRGRVESRCHRHYTQEELSAMSVDDLVPLNEQLLKQIKVVFEDLAQELEKKDSLSSELHVRYIAIEQLFKNREKLPWLRVGQGGIKPNVPLDH